CTGGTATGCGGGTGGGCGAACTGGTGCGGCTGGAACGAGGGCACCTGCTGCATCACGTGCAGGGAGCGGTGGTCAAGTACGCGAAGGGCAAGAAGGAGCGCGAGGTGCTGTTCTCCGACCGGGCCTGGCATGCCATCCAGACGTATCTGAGGGCCCGCCAGGATACGGCTCAGGCCAGGCCGCTGTCCGACCTCCCCGTCTTCGCTCGCCACGATCGACGGGCTGGTTCCCGGATCCTCCCCCTCACCACCCGGAGCGTGCAGAACATCTTCTTCGAGCTGGCCTCTCGCTCGGGCATCGTGGAGATGTTTCATCTGACGCCGCACACGCTTCGGCACTTCTTTGCTACGGAGTTTCTGAGCGAGACCGGCGATCTGGCGCTGACCCAGTATGCGCTGGGACACTCCTCCCCTGCCACGACCCGTATCTACGCTCAGACCAAGCGTGAGGACTACCGTCGGGCGCATCGGCACGTGTTCGGCTCGAAACGTGGGATCGAGCCGGATGTGGTGGAAGCCATCGATGCGGAGGTCCCGGAAGAGGAGCGGGGGCACGATGTGTAACCGCCCTCGTGCCCCCGCCGTTCGTCACTCGATAGGCTCGAAGCGTGCCTGGAAGAAGCGCAGGTACTTCGGCTCGTAAACCATCCGCAGCCCCTTCGTCTGCTCCCGGGCGTCGTATACGGCCTTGACGGCCTCGGCGACCACATCCATGTGCGCCTGGGTGTATACCCGGCGGGGGATCGCCAGCCGGGTTAGCTCCAGCGCCGGGTATCGATGGTCCCCCGTCTCCGGATCCCGCCCGGCGCTGACGATGCCCCGCTCCATACCACGCACGCCGGACTCGCGATAAAGCTCGGCTGCCAGGGTCTGTGCCGGGAATTGATCCTGGGGGATGTGGGGGTAGAAACCCTTAGCGTCCAGAAAGATGCCGTGTCCCCCCACCGGCTTCACGAAGGGGATGCCCCAGTTATCCAACAGATCTCCCAGGTAGCGTACCTGTCCCACCCGGGCGCGCACATAGTCGTCCTGCACGGCCTCCTGGATGCCGATGGCCAGCGCCTCCATGTCGCGCCCGGACATCCCGCCGTAGGTGTGCAATCCCTCGTAGATCACCACCATGTTGCGGAGTGTGTCGAAAAGCTCCGGGTCGTTGACGGCCAGCCAGCCGCCGATGTTCACCAAGTTATCCTTTTTCGCGCTCATCCAGGCGCCGTCGGTGTAGCTGCAGAACTCCTTCAAGATCTCCGCAATGGACTTATCCGCGTATCCCTCCTCCCGCTCCTGGATGAAGAAGGCATTCTCCACCATGCGAGTGGCATCCAGATAGATGCGGATCCCATATCGATCGCATAGCTCTCGCAGCGCTCGTACATTGCCCATACTCACCGGCTGGCCTCCGGCCATGTTCACCGTGCCCGCCAGACTGACATAGGCGATGTTCTCCGCCCCCACCCGCTTGATCAGCGCCTCCAGCTTGTCCAGGTCCACGTTCCCCTTGAAGGGATGTAAATTCGTAGGATCGTGGGCCTCGTCGATGATGACGTCCTCGAAGATGCCGCCTGCCAGCTCCTGGTGCAAGCGGGTGGTGGTGAAGTACATGTTGCCGGGCACGTACTGGCCGGGCTTGATCACCGCCTGGCTGAGCAGATGCTCGGCTCCCCGCCCCTGGTGGGTGGGCACCACGTAGCGATAGCCGTAGTAAGTCTGTACGGCCTCCTCCAGGTGGTAGAAGTTGCGGCTCCCGGCGTAGGCCTCATCGCCCAACATGATCCCCGCCCACTGCCGGTCGCTCATGGCACCAGTGCCGCTGTCGGTGAGCAGGTCGATGTACACATCCTCGGAGCGGAGCAGGAACGTATTGTAGCCGGCCTCCTTCAGCGCTTGCTCCCGCTCCTCCCTGCTGAGCATCCGGATCGGCTCCACCATCTTGATCTTCCATGGCTCCGCCCAGGAGCGACGCCCGAACTGCTGCCCCATCGTCTTGACTGTTCGTGGCATGGATCTTCCTCCTATCATGGGATTCCGTTTGGCTGTGTCAACTTCTTATCGTGCGGAGGCGATCGGCTGATCGTTCCCTGTTGTTGCCGTCTGCTCAGCGTGCGTTAAACCGTGTACAGTTTGACGGTCTTGATCTCGTGTGGCGTCAGATGCAGCGAGAAGCTGCCTTCCTCGATGGCGAGGTCTGCCAGAGGCCGCTCGACCAGATCGACCTCCTCCGCCCGGGCGATCGGCCACCCGGGCTGCAGACGCACATCCGTCTCCTGGCCGTGAGCCTCATACACCCGTACGATGACGGCCTGCCCTTCCTCCGGCTGATCCTCGGCCAGCTTCACCGCCGAGACCCGAGCGTGCTCCGACTCGCAGCGCAGCCACGGTCGTCCGGGCTGCAGCGGGCCAACGTGGCCGTCGGTGACCACGACCTGGACCGGCTGGTTCAACTCGGCCGCTCGCTGATCGGTCCCCGCCTCCCGCCAGTCGCCAGGATGTGGGTACAGCGAGTAGGTGAAGCGATGAAGCCCCTCGTCCGGGTTGTTGTCCGGCTCATAGGAAGCCCGCACCAGCGTCAGGCCCAGCGTGTTGCCGTGTGCCTGGTGGCCGTACTTGCTGTCGTTCAACAGCGAGACCCCGTAGGCGTCCTCGGAGAGATCAGCCCAGCGTAGCGCGGGCACCTCACGGCCGTCGGCCGGGCGCTCCAGCCCGGCGAAGGGGATCTCGAAGGTCGCTCGGGTGTAGCCCAGGAGGGGAGCAAAGGTAGTGCGCAACATGGGCGCATCCTGGTGGGCACTCCCCCGCTCGTGCCACTCCACCTCCGTCTCGAAATCGATGCGACGCAGCTTGCGGTACAGCACAATACGCTGCCGCAGCGAGGAGTTCAGGAACCGGCGGCGCACCTCGACCACGCCGCATACGGGGCCTTGCTCCACGACCTGCACTTGGGCTCCCGTGATGAGGTGATCCACCCGGGTGATATCGCCAATGTTCCAGGCTGACATGGGATGTGGTTGCTCCCACAGGATCTGCAATCGATTGAGCATCCCAGCGGTCGCCTTGGCCTCCGGTCCCTGGCCGGCTCTTGGCCCGGCCAGATCCCGACCCGTCTCATGGTCGATCAGCTGGTCCAATGCCCCGGATGCGGGGTGAACCCGGATCCGCAGGACGCCGTTATCCAGCACGTTCTCCTGCGGATCTACCTGTACGATCGTCCCCTCGTCGCCCGCCGGCTCATTCACAGGACGGTAGACTCGCACGCCCAGCGAGGGGAGCTCTTCGGCGATGAAGACGAGCTCGTCGCCGCACACCTGGACGGGGAGGTGTTGTCCCCGGTCGTCCTCGACGGCGGTTGGGGCGGTGTCGCCCAGCTCGCTGAGCGGCACCCGCACGACGTCGTCTCGTTCCCAGGCCAGTGGGTTGAAGACGACGATGCGCGGCCCATCCCCTGCTCCGGTATCCACAGCCGAGGCCAACGTTGCCAATGCGCTCGCCGTCGTCTGTCGCGCCATCTCCATCATCGGCGCCATTCGCTCCCGGGCCTCCCGGTAGGTGACGCCGATGGCGCAGCCGCAGAGG
The genomic region above belongs to Chloroflexota bacterium and contains:
- a CDS encoding tyrosine-type recombinase/integrase, translated to MTVEEAIEQYLEHLKAARSFGTARTYATGLRHFCRYLESRSMPPAETAVRDLTLPIATGFVTWLYDYLLEEAGGEPQKISEATKGTYFAAVIGFFEYLIIEAQLLPMSMNEYDTLRKVLARAVRRQQRDILPPEKLPTREIVEALLKEAYRPLELPPDTPPGERRRRELIRLRNIAIIEALLSSGMRVGELVRLERGHLLHHVQGAVVKYAKGKKEREVLFSDRAWHAIQTYLRARQDTAQARPLSDLPVFARHDRRAGSRILPLTTRSVQNIFFELASRSGIVEMFHLTPHTLRHFFATEFLSETGDLALTQYALGHSSPATTRIYAQTKREDYRRAHRHVFGSKRGIEPDVVEAIDAEVPEEERGHDV
- a CDS encoding tyrosine phenol-lyase, which produces MPRTVKTMGQQFGRRSWAEPWKIKMVEPIRMLSREEREQALKEAGYNTFLLRSEDVYIDLLTDSGTGAMSDRQWAGIMLGDEAYAGSRNFYHLEEAVQTYYGYRYVVPTHQGRGAEHLLSQAVIKPGQYVPGNMYFTTTRLHQELAGGIFEDVIIDEAHDPTNLHPFKGNVDLDKLEALIKRVGAENIAYVSLAGTVNMAGGQPVSMGNVRALRELCDRYGIRIYLDATRMVENAFFIQEREEGYADKSIAEILKEFCSYTDGAWMSAKKDNLVNIGGWLAVNDPELFDTLRNMVVIYEGLHTYGGMSGRDMEALAIGIQEAVQDDYVRARVGQVRYLGDLLDNWGIPFVKPVGGHGIFLDAKGFYPHIPQDQFPAQTLAAELYRESGVRGMERGIVSAGRDPETGDHRYPALELTRLAIPRRVYTQAHMDVVAEAVKAVYDAREQTKGLRMVYEPKYLRFFQARFEPIE